The window AATATTTGTTTTTATAAATTACACAAAATTCATTTTCAACATCATACGCATTATCTCTACAGCACCCGTTAAGATTGAGTACAAAACCTTTTGTTTGATCAGTTTTTTATCTTACCAAAATAACGGAAGTACTTTATTCAATTACTTTAAATTTTCCAGGATTAATATGCACAGAATTTTCCTGTCTGGCATGAGTTGTTAATTTCCCTGTACTAAAGTCAAGTATATTTGAAAACCCTAATCCGCTTTTTTCAACCCATGAAATAAAAACTACATGATCACTAATCTGGCTGTAAATATATGGATCAGTTTCTTCTTTAGGTCCAGGAAAATCTCCTCTTACTAATTTCCACTTGACCATCGAATCCGATTCAAATTTAATTTGATAAACAAATTTTTCTTTATAATTGAATTCAAATGTTTTTCCAACAAAATCTTTCAATTCTAATTTCTGTATTTTTTGGTCTGGATTCTCTGTTTCAACTGCTTTTTTCCACTTTCTTTACAGGCAATTGAAACTAATGACAGCAGCACGCATGATGCTAATAATACTTTTTTCATATTTGGTGCTTTTATTAAGTAATATCAAATATAAAAAATTCTAAATTTAAAATTCACCTTACATTTTAAATTTATTAAAGAGCTTAATTTCAGTTTATTATCGTAAAATGATCTGAAATTATCAGGCACAAACAATAAATTGACTCAGATGGGGTCTATTATTAAG of the Chryseobacterium capnotolerans genome contains:
- a CDS encoding phenolic acid decarboxylase, with product MKDFVGKTFEFNYKEKFVYQIKFESDSMVKWKLVRGDFPGPKEETDPYIYSQISDHVVFISWVEKSGLGFSNILDFSTGKLTTHARQENSVHINPGKFKVIE